The genomic stretch CAATTTGGGAAGGACTTCCGAAGGAAAATATTATGAAAAGCTGAATTACGCCGTTGGCGAATCCCATGAGCCAGGCTCGACTTTCAAATTAATGTCCATGGTGGCCGCTCTGGAAGACAAAGTGGTCGATACCAGCACGGTCATTGATACCGAAAAAGGAAGGTACCGCATTTATGATGGGGTTGTGAAGGATACCAAATGGGGAGGCTATGGGAAAATAACCTTGTCCAAGGCCTTTGCGGTTTCGTCCAACACCGCCTTTGCAAAAATCATCAACGAAAACTATAAGGAGCAACCTGAAAAATTCGTGAACCGTCTCATGAACATGGGACTTCATAAAAAACTGGACTTACCGATTATTGGCGAAGGCGACCCGGTAATCCGTTATCCCGGTGATAAGGGTTGGTCTGGAATTTCTTTGGGTTGGATGTCCCATGGTTATGAAGTGTCGTTGACCCCTATTCAAACCTTGGCGTTTTACAATGCGATTGCGAATGATGGCGAATATGTAAAACCTCGTATGATTCAAGAAGTAAGGGAAGGAAATAAAGTCGTACAGCGATTTGATAAAGAGGTGTTGAACTCTTCCATTTGCTCCAAAGAAACCGTCAAAAAGGCACAGCAACTATTAAAAGATGTAGTGGAGAAGGATTATGGAACCGGGCACAGGATGTATTCCAAAAATTTTTCCATGGCGGGAAAAACAGGGACCACACAGAAAAACTATGTGGAGAAAAATCCTGATAAGTTGGCGTACATCTCCTCGTTTGCCGGGTATTTCCCAGCAGATAACCCAAAATATTCATGTATCGTGGTGATTCATGAGCCAGATAAAGAGGAAGGTTACTACGGGGCGGATGTATCCGGTCCCGTATTTAAATCCATGGCCCAAAAAATACATGCTATTTCTCCCATGGTGGATGAGGTGGATAGCAAGATTATTGAAGATGAAGACTTGGAAGAGGAGTATCAACAATATTATGCCCAGGTTCAAAAAAAATATAGCACCGTGCCCAATGTGAAGGGCATGAGCGGTATGGACGCCGTTTCGCTTTTGGAAAATTTGGGCATCGAGGTCGAAGTACATGGGAATGGAAAAGTCAAAAATCAGTCGGTAAACCAAGGGACCAATATCAAACAGGTCAAAAAAATAGTATTGGAACTTTCATGAAGTTATTGAAGGACATATTATATGGAGTAAGCCTCTCCGCGGTGAGCGGGGACACCAACGTAATGGTGAACCAAGTGCATTTCGATTCCAGAAAGGTGGAGATGGACGATGTGTTCGTCGCTGTTCGTGGTACGGTTACCGATGGCCATAAATTCATTCAAAAAGCTGTGGATTTAGGGGCAAGGGCCATTGTGTGCGAAGAGCTTCCCCAACTTATGGTGAACGGCGTTACCTATTTGCAAGTTGACAATTGCAATAGTGCTCTGGCCGTAATTGCTTCCAATTTCTATGATAACCCCTCCAAGAACCTAAAATTGGTGGGTGTAACGGGAACCAATGGCAAGACTACGGTAACCACACTTTTATATAATCTTTTCAAAAAAGCAGGATTTAAGGTGGGGTTGATTTCCACCATTAAGGTATTGGTAGATGACAAGGAGTTCAAAACCACGCACACCACCCCGGATGTAATGACCATCAACAATTACTTGGCCATGATGAACGAGGTCGGGGTAGAGTTCTGTTTTATGGAAGTGAGCTCGCACGGAATCCATCAAAAAAGAGCAGAAGGACTCCATTTTGAAGGAGCCATCTTTACCAATTTGTCCCACGATCATTTGGATTATCATAAAACATTTGCCGAGTACCGGGACACCAAGAAAAAATTGTTCGATGGATTGCCCAAAACGGCTTTTGCCTTGGTCAATATAGATGACAAGAACGGACTGGTAATGTTGCAGAACACCCGTGCCAAAAAATATACCTACGCGTTAAAAACCTTTGCCGATTACAGGGCCCAGATTTTGGAAAACCAATTCAACGGTCAGCTGCTGAAAGTGGATGACAACGAATTATGGTCTAGACTCATCGGTGACTTTAATGCCTATAATTTACTTGCCATATACGCCACCGCCGATATCCTTGGACTCGAGAAAATGGAGATTTTGAGGTTGATGAGCGAGTTGGAAAACGTGGATGGCAGGTTTCAATATTATATATCAAAAGATAAGATAACGGCTATTGTTGATTATGCCCATACGCCGGATGCACTAAAAAATGTATTGGTTACTATCAATGCATTGAGGACTGGAAATGAAAACGTCATCACCGTAGTGGGGTGTGGTGGTGACCGTGACAAGTCTAAGCGTCCGGTTATGGGTCATATCGCATCCGAAATGAGCGATCAGGCCATTTTTACTTCGGATAACCCGAGAACCGAATCTCCCACGACCATCATCGAAGAGATGGAGGCGGGCGTCGAGGCGCAAAATGTCCGAAAGGTGTTGTCCATAGAAAACAGAAAACAGGCCATAAAAACCGCATGCAAGCTTGCGATGGCCAATGATATTATCCTAGTGGCGGGAAAAGGCCACGAGACCTATCAGGAAACCAATGGTGTCCGGGTCGATTTTGATGATTTTAAAGAAGTGAAAGAAGCTCTGCAGAGCCTAAAAAAATAATGTAGTCCATGTTATACTACTTGTTCGAATTTTTAGAGAAACAATACCAACTGCCAGGCGCGGGACTTTTTCAGTTCCTTACGTTCCGGGCGGCACTCTCCGTATTGTTGTCACTATTGATTGCCATGGTCTACGGAAAACGAATCATCCTCTATTTGCAAAAAAAGCAGATCGGGGAAAGCATCCGTGACCTTGGTTTGGAAGGACAAAAGCAAAAAGCAGGAACGCCAACTATGGGAGGGCTCATCATTATTGTGTCCACTTTGTTGCCCGTTATTCTATTTGCAGATATCAAGAACATCTATGTCATCCTTTTGATAGTGACCACCGTTTGGATGGGAATTATTGGATTTATCGATGATTACATCAAAACCTTCAAAAAAGATAAACAAGGTCTTAAGGGGAAATTTAAGGTTATGGGACAAGTTGGGCTGGGCCTGATCGTTGGACTCACCCTTTATTTTCATCCTGCTGTTACCATAAAGGAGAAGGATACCACCACCATAACCGAAACCTTTGAGGTGGAAAAGGTTTTCGGGGAAGAAACCAAGTCCGTGCGTACCAATGTGCCTTTTTTTAAGAACAACGAATTGGATTATGCCGATTTTATATCCTGGATGGGTGAAGGTGCGGAGGATTATGCATGGCTCATTTTTATTCCAGTGGTGATTTTAATTGTTACCGCAGTTTCCAACGGGGCCAACCTAACGGATGGTATCGACGGTCTCGCAGCAGGCTCATCAGCAATCATAGTATTGACCTTGGGAATTTTCGCCTGGGTTTCCGGTAACATTCAATTCTCCGATTATCTGGATATTTTCTATTTGCCAAGGGTAGGTGAGCTGGTGGTATATATTGCTGCATTCGCCGGTGCCTTGGTCGGATTTCTGTGGTACAACACCTATCCCGCTCAGGTTTTTATGGGCGATACGGGTAGTTTGACCATTGGTGGCGTAATCGCGGTAATCGCAATCATAGTTAGAAAAGAACTATTGATACCCATTTTGTGCGGAATTTTCTTTGCTGAATCATTATCTGTGATGCTTCAGGTCGGCTATTTCAAACGGACCAAGAAGAAGTATGGAGAGGGGAGGCGAATTTTCTTGATGGCGCCATTGCACCATCATTATCAGAAAAAATTATATCACGAGAGCAAAATAGTGACCCGGTTTTGGATTATTGGGATTATGCTGGCCATCATCAGCATTGTTACGCTAAAAATTAGATAGCAATGGGTCGCTTGGTGATACTTGGAGGTGGAGAAAGTGGTGTGGGAACCGCCATTTTGGGAAAGCAAAAAGGATTTGAAGTCTTTGTTTCGGACAAAGGCGAGATCCAAGAAAAATATAAAAAAGTTCTTGAACATTTTGAGATTGAATGGGAGTCCGGCGAACATACCGAAGCCAAGATCCTGAATGCCGATGTGGTGATGAAGAGTCCGGGTATCCCTGATAAAGTGGCATTGGTGAAGGCGCTTGTTGAAAAAGGGATTCCGGTAATTTCGGAAATAGAGTTTGCATCAAAATACACCGATGCGACCATTATTGGGATTACGGGAAGCAACGGTAAAACAACCACTACCATGTTGACCAATCATCTGTTAAAAGATGGAGGTTTACATGTGGGCATGGCAGGAAACATTGGCGATAGCTATGCTAAAATGGTGGCCGAGCAAAATTTTGACCATTACGTGTTGGAGATAAGCAGCTTTCAGTTGGACGGTATTGTGGATTTTAAACCCCACATCGCCATAATTACCAACATAACGCCCGATCACTTGGATAGGTATGATTACAAGTTTGAAAACTATATCGCATCCAAATTCAGAATAGCCATGAATCAGGATAAAAATGATTACCTGATCTACGATGCCGATGATGAAGTGATTCGAGATTGGTTGGAAAAACACCCGGTTCAATCCAAATTATTGCCCTTTTCCGTCAAAAGAAAATTGGAGGAAGGTGCTTGGTCGGAGAACAAAACGATAAAAATAAAATTAGAACATAAAACCTTGGAAATGAGTGAAGATATTTTGGCCTTGGAAGGTCAGCACAACGTAAAGAACACGATGGCAGCCAGCATGGCAGCTATGCTGGTTAAGGTCAGAAAAGAGACCATTCGCAATAGCATACAATCTTTTCAGGGCGTGCCCCACAGGTTGGAAAAAGTGTTGAAGATCAATCATGTGGAATACATAAACGATTCCAAAGCAACCAATGTGAACGCCACCTATTATGCTTTGGACGGTATTAAAAAACCGATAGTATGGATTGTTGGTGGTGTGGACAAGGGAAACGATTATTCCGAGTTGATGCCATTGGTCCGAGAAAAGGTAAAGGCAGTCGTTTGCTTGGGCGTTGATAATGCCAAATTATTGGATGCGTTCGGAAACGTAATCGACCTTATGGTAGAGACCTATTCCATGGAAGAGGCCGTAAAGGTGGCCTATAAAGTAGCGGAGCGCGGAGATGCAGTTTTGCTTTCTCCGGCGTGTGCCAGTTTCGACCTGTTCAAAAATTATGAGGACAGGGGAGATCAATTTAAAAACGCAGTAAAAAATTTGTAAAACGTGTTTGCAATATTCAAAAATCTGAA from Flagellimonas oceani encodes the following:
- a CDS encoding penicillin-binding protein produces the protein MAITEKNIMNRLYLVAGGLLVLAIAVVVKLVDIQMVQGEKYKELALSKTEKMFTIEPNRGNLYSEDGSLLAASVSKYDIRFDAKTVSQENFENNVAALSDSLGAMFERPSSYYRQLFRKARANGNRYKLVARNVGYLDYVRIKQFPLFNLGPYKGGFIETHRVVREYPLGNMAARSIGYERVDENGYYTRVGLDGAFGETYLRGREGKRLKQKIAKGQWKPVGLDNIVEPQDGLDVVSTIDVNIQDIAHHELLKQLEKYKADHGCVVVMETQTGEIKAISNLGRTSEGKYYEKLNYAVGESHEPGSTFKLMSMVAALEDKVVDTSTVIDTEKGRYRIYDGVVKDTKWGGYGKITLSKAFAVSSNTAFAKIINENYKEQPEKFVNRLMNMGLHKKLDLPIIGEGDPVIRYPGDKGWSGISLGWMSHGYEVSLTPIQTLAFYNAIANDGEYVKPRMIQEVREGNKVVQRFDKEVLNSSICSKETVKKAQQLLKDVVEKDYGTGHRMYSKNFSMAGKTGTTQKNYVEKNPDKLAYISSFAGYFPADNPKYSCIVVIHEPDKEEGYYGADVSGPVFKSMAQKIHAISPMVDEVDSKIIEDEDLEEEYQQYYAQVQKKYSTVPNVKGMSGMDAVSLLENLGIEVEVHGNGKVKNQSVNQGTNIKQVKKIVLELS
- a CDS encoding UDP-N-acetylmuramoyl-L-alanyl-D-glutamate--2,6-diaminopimelate ligase, whose protein sequence is MKLLKDILYGVSLSAVSGDTNVMVNQVHFDSRKVEMDDVFVAVRGTVTDGHKFIQKAVDLGARAIVCEELPQLMVNGVTYLQVDNCNSALAVIASNFYDNPSKNLKLVGVTGTNGKTTVTTLLYNLFKKAGFKVGLISTIKVLVDDKEFKTTHTTPDVMTINNYLAMMNEVGVEFCFMEVSSHGIHQKRAEGLHFEGAIFTNLSHDHLDYHKTFAEYRDTKKKLFDGLPKTAFALVNIDDKNGLVMLQNTRAKKYTYALKTFADYRAQILENQFNGQLLKVDDNELWSRLIGDFNAYNLLAIYATADILGLEKMEILRLMSELENVDGRFQYYISKDKITAIVDYAHTPDALKNVLVTINALRTGNENVITVVGCGGDRDKSKRPVMGHIASEMSDQAIFTSDNPRTESPTTIIEEMEAGVEAQNVRKVLSIENRKQAIKTACKLAMANDIILVAGKGHETYQETNGVRVDFDDFKEVKEALQSLKK
- the mraY gene encoding phospho-N-acetylmuramoyl-pentapeptide-transferase translates to MLYYLFEFLEKQYQLPGAGLFQFLTFRAALSVLLSLLIAMVYGKRIILYLQKKQIGESIRDLGLEGQKQKAGTPTMGGLIIIVSTLLPVILFADIKNIYVILLIVTTVWMGIIGFIDDYIKTFKKDKQGLKGKFKVMGQVGLGLIVGLTLYFHPAVTIKEKDTTTITETFEVEKVFGEETKSVRTNVPFFKNNELDYADFISWMGEGAEDYAWLIFIPVVILIVTAVSNGANLTDGIDGLAAGSSAIIVLTLGIFAWVSGNIQFSDYLDIFYLPRVGELVVYIAAFAGALVGFLWYNTYPAQVFMGDTGSLTIGGVIAVIAIIVRKELLIPILCGIFFAESLSVMLQVGYFKRTKKKYGEGRRIFLMAPLHHHYQKKLYHESKIVTRFWIIGIMLAIISIVTLKIR
- the murD gene encoding UDP-N-acetylmuramoyl-L-alanine--D-glutamate ligase; the protein is MGRLVILGGGESGVGTAILGKQKGFEVFVSDKGEIQEKYKKVLEHFEIEWESGEHTEAKILNADVVMKSPGIPDKVALVKALVEKGIPVISEIEFASKYTDATIIGITGSNGKTTTTMLTNHLLKDGGLHVGMAGNIGDSYAKMVAEQNFDHYVLEISSFQLDGIVDFKPHIAIITNITPDHLDRYDYKFENYIASKFRIAMNQDKNDYLIYDADDEVIRDWLEKHPVQSKLLPFSVKRKLEEGAWSENKTIKIKLEHKTLEMSEDILALEGQHNVKNTMAASMAAMLVKVRKETIRNSIQSFQGVPHRLEKVLKINHVEYINDSKATNVNATYYALDGIKKPIVWIVGGVDKGNDYSELMPLVREKVKAVVCLGVDNAKLLDAFGNVIDLMVETYSMEEAVKVAYKVAERGDAVLLSPACASFDLFKNYEDRGDQFKNAVKNL